Proteins from a single region of Esox lucius isolate fEsoLuc1 chromosome 13, fEsoLuc1.pri, whole genome shotgun sequence:
- the LOC105009602 gene encoding eosinophil peroxidase has protein sequence MNHCLGLLALGLYLCLFHHVNGELLKRNFILKAVNDAKIRVDADYEYSRKESLSRVRRNTVGSMDIRRLLTQPARDTRSAVRAAEYMENTIKLILARSTQNHHIHKRSLNATDLISAHDLETIANLTGCAARTHRPSCDNIPTVNRFRTATSVCNNRKEPRRGASNTPFTRWLPPQYEDGVSLAKGWDPNRQINGNYLPLVREVSDHILKPVDNNLESDVLNTNLVTFFGQWTDHDLTLTPTSPSIRSFNNGVNCDVSCDRTEPCFPITIPEDDPRTDKTCITFFRSAPACGSGYTGHIFGAANVREQINALTSFIDSGQVYGSEDAQARDLRDLTSDKGLLRVNTRFTDNGRELLPFSNMDVSMCANHRRITNNSNAEEVPCFVAGDPRSTENIALTSIHTLMLREHNRLARALAQLNPQWTGETIYQEARKIMGAKFQVFTFRDYLVHIVGPDLIKKKLSSYPGYDENVDPTIASVFATAAFRFAHPTIQPFQFRLDENYNESPRYPSPLLHNAFFTPWRIIFEGGLDPVVRGLVGRPNKLNTQDHILHDELREKLFDLSMHLNRDLGSLNMQRGRDHGIPGYNEWRGFCGLSQPKDLTELAVVMNNTVLAQKLLDLYGTPDNIDVWLGGVAEPFVPNGRVGPLLGCLIANQFQKIRQGDRFWWENDGVFTDAQRDSLRKASLARIICDNTGITDVPKNPFYFRPRGVGYTPCENIPAFDLSPWKENRQPGPPGPPGPRGPPGPPGPQGLPGTAAKSAFALHLGNNSPIAGQPLRFHEVIYNGQNHYNPTTGVFTCVEPGVYEFQFHCTINQNVGNVDLLKNGKLVLHGFTTNQNSLITATGDTLLQLKKGDRIWLAANRGGIGLTSDSYFSGHLIFTA, from the exons atGAACCATTGTTTGGGCCTCCTGGCATTGGGGCTTTACCTCTGCTTGTTCCACCATGTGAATGGAG AGCTCTTGAAGAGGAATTTCATCCTGAAGGCAGTGAATGATGCCAAGATAAGAGTTGATGCGGACTATGAGTACTCCAGAAAAGA GAGTTTATCACGAGTAAGGAGGAATACTGTCGGGTCTATGGACATCAGGCGACTGCTGACACAGCCTGCTCGGGACACCCGCTCAGCAGTGCGAGCTGCCGAATATATGGAGAATACCATCAAACTGATCCTGGCGAGATCAACCCAAAACCACCATATTCACAAGCGCTCCCTCAATGCTACAG ACCTGATCTCTGCCCATGATCTGGAGACTATTGCTAATCTGACTGGCTGTGCAGCCAGGACCCATCGCCCTTCCTGTGATAACATCCCCACGGTGAACAGGTTCCGCACGGCCACCAGTGTCTGCAACAACAG AAAAGAACCTCGCAGGGGTGCTTCCAACACGCCCTTCACCCGCTGGCTCCCTCCTCAGTATGAGGATGGTGTCTCCCTGGCAAAGGGCTGGGACCCAAACAGACAAATCAATGGGAACTACCTTCCCTTG GTGAGGGAGGTTTCTGACCACATCTTGAAACCAGTGGACAATAACTTGGAGAGTGACGTTTTGAACACCAACCTGGTGACCTTCTTTGGCCAGTGGACTGACCACGACCTGACTCTCACCCCGACGTCCCCCAGCATCCGCTCCTTCAACAACGGTGTAAACTGTGATGTGAGCTGTGATCGCACAGAGCCCTGCTTCCCCATCACG ATCCCAGAGGATGACCCCCGCACCGACAAGACGTGCATCACCTTCTTCCGCTCGGCCCCTGCCTGCGGCTCAGGCTACACGGGCCACATCTTCGGAGCCGCCAACGTGAGGGAGCAGATTAACGCTCTGACGAGCTTCATTGACTCGGGCCAGGTGTACGGCTCAGAAGACGCACAGGCCCGCGACCTCCGCGACCTCACCAGTGACAAGGGCCTGCTGCGGGTCAACACCCGGTTCACAGACAACGGGCGCGAGCTCCTGCCCTTCTCCAACATGGATGTCAGCATGTGTGCCAACCACCGCCGCATCACCAACAACAGCAACGCAGAGGAGGTGCCCTGCTTTGTGGCGG GTGATCCCCGTTCCACGGAGAACATTGCCCTGacctccatccacacattgaTGCTGCGTGAACACAACCGTCTGGCCCGAGCCCTCGCTCAGCTCAACCCTCAGTGGACTGGAGAGACCATCTACCAGGAGGCCCGTAAGATCATGGGAGCCAAATTCCAG GTGTTCACGTTCAGGGACTACCTGGTCCACATCGTGGGCCCAGACTTGATTAAAAAGAAGCTGTCCAGCTACCCTGGTTATGATGAGAATGTGGACCCCACCATAGCCAGTGTGTTTGCCACTGCTGCCTTCCGCTTTGCTCACCCTACCATCCAACCCTTTCAGTTCCGTCTGGATGAGAATTACAATGAGAGCCCTCGGTACCCCAGCCCGCTTCTGCACAACGCCTTCTTCACCCCCTGGAGGATCATCTTTGAAG GTGGTTTGGACCCTGTTGTGAGGGGGCTGGTCGGACGTCCGAATAAGCTGAACACTCAGGACCACATATTGCACGATGAGCTGAGGGAAAAGCTGTTTGACTTGTCCATGCATCTGAACCGAGACCTGGGTTCTCTCAACATGCAGCGTGGTCGGGACCACGGGATCCCTG GTTACAATGAATGGCGTGGTTTTTGTGGACTATCCCAGCCCAAGGACCTGACTGAGCTGGCGGTGGTGATGAACAACACTGTGCTGGCTCAGAAACTGCTGGACCTCTATGGGACTCCTGACAACATTGATGTGTGGCTAGGAGGTGTGGCTGAACCCTTTGTTCCCAATGGCCGTGTGGGTCCCCTCTTAGGCTGCCTCATCGCCAATCAGTTCCAGAAGATCCGTCAAGGAGATCG ATTCTGGTGGGAGAACGATGGAGTCTTCACTGACGCTCAGAGAGACAGTTTGAGGAAGGCGTCTCTGGCTCGTATCATCTGTGACAACACTGGCATCACCGATGTCCCTAAGAACCCCTTCTATTTCCGCCCACGTGGGGTTGGTTACACCCCCTGTGAAAACATCCCTGCCTTTGACCTCAGCCCCTGGAAAGAAAACA GACAACCAGGACCACCAGGACCACCCGGACCACGAGGACCACCAGGACCACCAG gGCCACAGGGTTTGCCTGGCACTGCTGCAAAATCTGCCTTTGCACTACATCTGGGCAACAACTCCCCCATAGCAGGCCAACCCCTCCGATTCCATGAGGTCATCTACAACGGACAGAATCACTACAACCCCACGACAGGGGTGTTCACGTGTGTGGAGCCAGGAGTCTATGAGTTTCAGTTCCATTGCACCATAAATCAGAATGTAGGAAATGTGGACCTTCTGAAAAACGGTAAGCTGGTGCTACACGGTTTCACCACCAATCAGAACAGCCTCATCACAGCCACTGGAGACACTCTGCTGCAACTGAAAAAGGGGGACCGTATCTGGCTGGCAGCTAATCGTGGAGGAATTGGTTTGACCTCTGATAGCTACTTCTCAGGCCACCTCATCTTCACTGCCTAG